In one window of Mercurialis annua linkage group LG4, ddMerAnnu1.2, whole genome shotgun sequence DNA:
- the LOC126678924 gene encoding peroxidase 64-like, with the protein MASTLALLLCSILMASVLPLGYTLSLNYYEKTCPNVDTIVTNAVKNAMMRDKTVPAALLRMHFHDCFIRGCDASVLLDSKGSSKAEKDGPPNVSLHAFFVIDNAKKDVEASCPGAVSCADILALAARDAVALSGGPTWDVPKGRKDGRTSLASETRQLPAPTFNISQLQQSFSQRGLSMSDLVALSGGHTLGFSHCSSFQNRIHNFNATHDIDPTMHPSFAASLRSVCPKQNKAKNAGATMDPSSTTFDNTYYKLILQGRSLFSSDQALLTSTGTKNLVSKFATSKDDFLKEFVKSMIKMSSITGGQEIRKNCRLVN; encoded by the exons ATGGCTTCCACTCTTGCATTGCTCTTGTGCTCAATTCTGATGGCTTCAGTACTTCCACTAGGATACACATTGAGCTTGAATTACTATGAAAAAACATGTCCTAACGTGGACACAATTGTTACAAATGCTGTCAAGAATGCAATGATGAGAGACAAAACAGTCCCTGCAGCTCTACTTAGAATGCATTTCCATGATTGTTTCATAAGG GGCTGTGATGCTTCAGTGCTGTTAGATTCAAAAGGTAGCAGCAAGGCAGAGAAAGATGGTCCACCTAATGTCTCGTTACACGCCTTTTTTGTCATCGACAATGCGAAGAAAGACGTGGAAGCTTCGTGCCCTGGTGCGGTGTCTTGTGCTGATATTTTGGCTTTGGCTGCAAGAGATGCAGTTGCACTT TCTGGAGGACCAACATGGGATGTTCCTAAAGGTAGAAAGGACGGGAGGACGTCGCTGGCAAGCGAGACACGACAATTGCCAGCTCCGACTTTTAATATCTCTCAGCTGCAACAAAGCTTTTCACAAAGAGGTCTGTCCATGAGCGATCTAGTGGCTCTGTCAG GCGGGCACACTCTAGGTTTTTCGCACTGTTCGTCCTTCCAAAACAGAATCCACAATTTTAACGCAACTCATGACATAGACCCGACAATGCATCCCTCATTTGCTGCAAGCTTAAGGAGTGTTTGCCCAAAACAAAACAAGGCGAAGAATGCCGGTGCCACCATGGATCCTTCCTCAACAACTTTTGATAACACATATTATAAGTTGATCCTACAAGGGAGAAGCCTGTTCTCTTCAGACCAAGCTCTGCTCacaagtacagggactaaaaatTTAGTTTCCAAGTTTGCTACCTCCAAAGATGATTTCTTAAAAGAATTTGTAAAATCTATGATCAAAATGAGTAGCATAACAGGTGGCCAGGAAATTAGGAAGAACTGCAGGTTGGTGAATTAA
- the LOC126678927 gene encoding uncharacterized protein LOC126678927 isoform X2 produces MKRNDSEDDDGEPSSNQDMVTVSQHVFGDEPQKPAFSISIIENMKEEYGLFVWPCSVILAEYIWQQRERFFGADVVELGAGTSLPGLTAAMLGSNVTLTDDSNRVEVLGLTWGLWDECIFNLNPKIILGADVLYEASAFDDLFATVTFLLQNSPGSVFITTYHNRSGHHLIEFLMMKWGLKCVKLIDGFSFMPSYKASGLSGNIQLAEIMLKSE; encoded by the exons ATGAAACGCAATGATAGTGAAGACGACGACGGAGAACCGTCGTCGAACCAAGACATGGTTACTGTGTCGCAACATGTTTTTGGCGACGAGCCTCAAAAGCCAGCGTTTTCTATTTCGATAATTGAG AATATGAAAGAGGAGTACGGACTGTTTGTGTGGCCTTGCAGTGTAATTCTCGCAGAATACATTTGGCAACAGAGAGAACGGTTTTTTGGTGCTGATGTAGTTGAA CTTGGAGCTGGAACTTCATTGCCTGGATTAACTGCTGCTATGCTAGGCTCTAATGTCACTCTCACTGATGACTCCAATCGAGTCGAG GTACTGGGACTAACATGGGGACTTTGGGATGAATgcatattcaatttaaatccTAAAATTATTCTTGGTGCTGACGTACTATATGAAGCGAGtg CCTTTGATGACCTCTTTGCTACTGTGACATTTCTGCTTCAAAATTCTCCGGGCTCTGTATTTATAACAACTTATCATAACCGCAG TGGACACCATTTGATTGAATTCTTGATGATGAAATGGGGATTAAAATGTGTGAAGCTTATTGATGGATTTTCTTTCATGCCATCCTACAAGGCATCTGGGTTAAGTGGCAACATTCAACTGGCAGAGATCATGTTAAAAAGTGAATAG
- the LOC126678927 gene encoding uncharacterized protein LOC126678927 isoform X1 — MKRNDSEDDDGEPSSNQDMVTVSQHVFGDEPQKPAFSISIIENMKEEYGLFVWPCSVILAEYIWQQRERFFGADVVELGAGTSLPGLTAAMLGSNVTLTDDSNRVEVLENIRKVCDLNKLDKCKVLGLTWGLWDECIFNLNPKIILGADVLYEASAFDDLFATVTFLLQNSPGSVFITTYHNRSGHHLIEFLMMKWGLKCVKLIDGFSFMPSYKASGLSGNIQLAEIMLKSE, encoded by the exons ATGAAACGCAATGATAGTGAAGACGACGACGGAGAACCGTCGTCGAACCAAGACATGGTTACTGTGTCGCAACATGTTTTTGGCGACGAGCCTCAAAAGCCAGCGTTTTCTATTTCGATAATTGAG AATATGAAAGAGGAGTACGGACTGTTTGTGTGGCCTTGCAGTGTAATTCTCGCAGAATACATTTGGCAACAGAGAGAACGGTTTTTTGGTGCTGATGTAGTTGAA CTTGGAGCTGGAACTTCATTGCCTGGATTAACTGCTGCTATGCTAGGCTCTAATGTCACTCTCACTGATGACTCCAATCGAGTCGAG GTGCTGGAAAATATTCGGAAAGTGTGTGATCTAAATAAGCTTGATAAGTGTAAA GTACTGGGACTAACATGGGGACTTTGGGATGAATgcatattcaatttaaatccTAAAATTATTCTTGGTGCTGACGTACTATATGAAGCGAGtg CCTTTGATGACCTCTTTGCTACTGTGACATTTCTGCTTCAAAATTCTCCGGGCTCTGTATTTATAACAACTTATCATAACCGCAG TGGACACCATTTGATTGAATTCTTGATGATGAAATGGGGATTAAAATGTGTGAAGCTTATTGATGGATTTTCTTTCATGCCATCCTACAAGGCATCTGGGTTAAGTGGCAACATTCAACTGGCAGAGATCATGTTAAAAAGTGAATAG
- the LOC126678925 gene encoding uncharacterized protein LOC126678925 yields the protein MAFANYLLAVTVDTSITTNPNYSNKPTFFLNSSATNHSSSLSFSSKLKNRTLSPSLSRIVKTKAQESSAVNDNVAADAFTHFKHLLLPITDRNPFLSEGSRQAAATTAALAKKYGADITVVVIDEKQKETLPEHETQMSSIRWHLSEGGFQEFKMLERLGEGTKPTAIIGEVADDLNLDLVVISMEAIHSKHVDANLLAEFIPCPVLLLPL from the exons ATGGCGTTTGCTAATTACTTACTCGCAGTTACAGTCGACACTTCAATTACTACTAATCCTAATTACTCTAACAAACCCACCTTCTTCCTTAACTCTTCTGCTACTAATCACTCATCCTCTCTATCTTTCTCCTCCAAGCTTAAAAATCGCACTCTATCTCCCTCACTTTCAAGAATCG TAAAGACAAAGGCTCAAGAATCATCAGCAGTGAATGATAATGTAGCAGCCGACGCTTTTACTCACTTCAAGCACTTGCTTCTCCCCATCACTGATCGTAACCCTTTTCTCTCCGAGGGCTCAAGACAG GCTGCTGCTACTACTGCTGCATTGGCAAAGAAATATGGAGCTGACATCACTGTTGTGG TTATTGATGAAAAGCAGAAAGAAACATTACCGGAGCATGAAACCCAAATGTCTAGCATACGATGGCATCTCTCTGAAG GGGGATTCCAGGAGTTCAAGATGTTGGAGCGGCTTGGTGAAGGAACTAAGCCCACAGCCATCATTGGTGAGGTTGCTGATGACCTTAACTTAGATTTGGTAGTCATAAGCATGGAAGCAATTCATTCCAAGCATGTGGATGCCAACTTGCTGGCCGAGTTCATTCCCTGCCCCGTCTTACTCTTACCACTATGA
- the LOC126678926 gene encoding probable aquaporin PIP2-8 translates to MATTYMEEEDYVEPPPAPLLDLADFKKWSFYRALIAEFIATLLFLYISIATVIGHKAQLSPCNGVGYLGIAWSFGIMIFILVYCTAGISGGHINPAVTFGLFVARKVSLDRAILYIMSQCLGAICGVGLVRAFMERDYLTFGGGANSVAAGYSKGAALGAEIVGTFALVYTVFTATDPKRKARDSHVPVLAPLPIGFAVFAVHLATIPITGTGINPARSLGAAVIYNNRKIWNEHWIFWVGPLTGAVLAAIYYKYILKGAAVKALGSFRNTHLM, encoded by the exons atGGCTACAACATATATGGAAGAAGAGGACTATGTAGAGCCACCGCCGGCGCCATTGTTGGACTTGGCAGACTTTAAGAAATGGTCATTTTACAGAGCTTTAATTGCAGAATTTATAGCAACTCTTCTGTTTCTTTATATTTCAATAGCTACTGTTATAGGCCACAAAGCTCAGCTTTCTCCATGCAACGGTGTTGGTTATCTTGGTATTGCTTGGTCATTCGGTATCATGATTTTCATTCTTGTCTACTGCACTGCTGGCATTTCGG GAGGGCACATCAACCCAGCGGTCACATTCGGGCTGTTCGTGGCGAGAAAGGTTTCGTTGGATCGAGCAATTTTATACATTATGTCCCAATGCCTTGGAGCTATCTGCGGCGTAGGGTTAGTGAGGGCGTTCATGGAGCGTGATTACCTTACTTTTGGTGGTGGTGCAAATTCTGTTGCTGCTGGTTACTCTAAAGGTGCGGCTTTAGGTGCTGAGATTGTCGGTACTTTCGCCCTTGTCTACACTGTCTTCACTGCCACCGATCCCAAGCGAAAAGCCCGCGACTCCCATGTTCCT GTTTTAGCTCCTTTGCCTATCGGATTTGCTGTGTTTGCGGTGCATTTGGCTACAATACCTATTACAGGTACCGGAATCAACCCTGCTAGGAGCTTAGGTGCTGCAGTCATCTACAACAATCGAAAGATCTGGAACGAGCAT TGGATTTTCTGGGTTGGACCGCTTACTGGAGCAGTATTAGCAGCAATATATTACAAGTACATATTGAAAGGAGCAGCTGTTAAAGCTTTGGGATCATTCCGCAACACCCACCTCATGTGA